From a single Nicotiana tabacum cultivar K326 chromosome 8, ASM71507v2, whole genome shotgun sequence genomic region:
- the LOC107822248 gene encoding ras-related protein Rab11A, with the protein MANRVDHEYDYLFKIVLIGDSGVGKSNILSRFTRNEFCLESKSTIGVEFATRTLQVEGKTVKAQIWDTAGQERYRAITSAYYRGAVGALLVYDITKRQTFDNVQRWLRELRDHADSNIVIILAGNKSDLKHLRAVSEQDGQALAEKEGLSFLETSALEALNVDKAFQTILTDIYHIISKKALAAQEAAASTALPGQGTTINVSDNSANVKRGCCST; encoded by the exons ATGGCGAATAGAGTGGATCACGAGTACGATTATTTGTTTAAGATCGTGTTGATTGGGGATTCTGGAGTAGGAAAATCAAATATTTTATCCAGGTTCACGAGAAATGAATTCTGTTTGGAGTCGAAGTCCACTATCGGAGTTGAGTTCGCCACCAGAACTCTTCAG GTGGAGGGAAAAACAGTGAAGGCCCAGATATGGGACACTGCAGGACAAGAAAGGTACCGAGCCATTACCAGTGCTTACTATCGAGGAGCAGTGGGTGCACTCCTTGTCTATGACATAACAAAGAGGCAAACATTTGACAATGTCCAGAGGTGGCTACGAGAATTGAGAGACCATGCAGACTCTAACATTGTAATCATACTCGCAGGAAACAAGTCTGACCTTAAACATCTTAGAGCAGTCTCTGAGCAGGATGGTCAAGCTTTAGCTGAGAAGGAAGGACTTTCATTTCTTGAGACCTCAGCATTGGAAGCTCTTAATGTTGACAAGGCTTTTCAGACTATATTGACAGATATTTACCATATCATAAGCAAGAAGGCATTGGCAGCCCAGGAAGCAGCCGCGAGCACTGCACTTCCTGGTCAGGGTACAACAATCAACGTCAGTGATAACTCTGCAAATGTGAAGAGAGGCTGCTGTTCAACTTGA
- the LOC107822249 gene encoding metal tolerance protein B — MEQHEDSKSEIKQLLGAKCNGNGKRAQSCCNPICSFSEQEHSMLGSRQRSKSTMKLCGLIIFYVIVMAVETIGGVKAHSLAVLTDAAHLLSDVVGFSISLFAVWVSGWDATKEHSFGYHRLEVLGALLSVQLIWLVSGLLIYEAIQRMFHPQSKVNGKLMFAIAAFGLIINFVSVVWLGHDHSLHCHSYNPCKDHDHDHKMQELHPRNEEESLKLVSAASSCSKPTNINIEGAYLHVISDLIQSVGVMVAGAFMWFKPEWLVVDLLCTIFFSIFALSTTIPMLRTIFSVLMEKTPEEVDIVQLENGLKSLVGLQEVHDLHVWAITVGKIVLSCHVVLEPGVDQYEIIQKVREYCDRTYRIHHVTIQVEPSS, encoded by the coding sequence ATGGAGCAACATGAGGATTCCAAGTCTGAAATAAAGCAATTGCTGGGAGCAAAATGTAATGGCAACGGTAAGCGAGCTCAGTCTTGTTGCAATCCAATTTGCTCATTCTCAGAGCAAGAGCATAGTATGTTGGGTTCAAGACAAAGGTCAAAGTCGACTATGAAACTTTGTGGGCTCATAATCTTTTATGTAATAGTCATGGCCGTGGAGACCATAGGAGGGGTGAAAGCCCACAGCCTCGCGGTTCTAACTGATGCAGCTCACTTGCTCAGTGATGTTGTTGgattttctatttctctttttgcTGTTTGGGTGTCCGGCTGGGATGCGACAAAAGAACACTCTTTCGGGTACCACCGTCTTGAAGTTTTAGGAGCCCTTCTATCTGTACAGCTAATATGGCTCGTCTCTGGTTTGCTGATTTATGAAGCAATTCAGAGAATGTTTCATCCACAATCCAAAGTGAACGGGAAGCTTATGTTTGCTATTGCTGCATTTGGTCTCATAATTAACTTCGTCTCAGTTGTGTGGCTTGGCCATGATCATTCTCTCCATTGCCATTCATATAATCCTTGCAAGGATCATGATCATGATCACAAAATGCAAGAATTGCATCcaagaaatgaagaagagagcTTGAAACTAGTATCAGCAGCCTCTAGTTGCAGCAAACCAACGAACATAAATATCGAAGGGGCTTACCTGCATGTTATATCTGATTTGATACAATCAGTTGGGGTGATGGTTGCTGGAGCTTTTATGTGGTTCAAACCAGAATGGTTGGTGGTTGATCTTCTCTGTACTATTTTTTTCTCGATCTTTGCTCTTAGTACTACCATACCCATGCTTAGAACTATCTTCTCCGTATTGATGGAGAAGACACCAGAGGAAGTTGATATTGTTCAACTCGAGAATGGCCTTAAATCTTTAGTAGGACTTCAGGAAGTTCATGACCTGCATGTTTGGGCCATCACTGTAGGGAAAATTGTTTTGTCCTGTCATGTTGTACTTGAGCCTGGAGTAGACCAATATGAAATTATTCAGAAGGTTAGGGAATATTGTGACAGGACATACAGAATTCATCATGTAACCATACAAGTTGAACCATCTTCATAG